A genome region from Brachymonas denitrificans includes the following:
- the trxB gene encoding thioredoxin-disulfide reductase: MSTTQHAKVLILGSGPAGYSAAVYAARANLKPLLITGMAQGGQLMTTTEVDNWPADVDGVQGPELMQRFQAHAERFNTQIVFDHINKVELTQRPFTLTGDSGTYTCDALIIATGASAKYLGLPSEEAFMGKGVSACATCDGFFYRDQDVCVVGGGNTAVEEALYLSNIARKVTLIHRRDSFRAEPIMVDKLMEKVQSGKIELKLFATLDEVLGDAKGVNAVRIRSTRDGSTEDIPVMGCFIAIGHAPNTEIFNGQLDMENGYLRTKGGQNGFATQTSVPGVFAAGDVQDYIYRQAITSAGTGCMAALDAQRFLEEHA, from the coding sequence ATGAGCACCACCCAACACGCCAAAGTCCTGATTCTCGGTTCCGGCCCTGCCGGCTATTCGGCCGCCGTCTATGCTGCCCGTGCCAACCTGAAGCCTCTGCTGATCACCGGCATGGCCCAGGGTGGCCAGCTGATGACCACCACCGAAGTCGACAACTGGCCGGCCGATGTGGACGGCGTGCAGGGCCCTGAACTGATGCAGCGCTTCCAGGCCCATGCCGAGCGCTTCAACACGCAGATCGTGTTCGACCATATCAACAAGGTCGAACTGACGCAGCGTCCGTTCACACTGACCGGCGACAGCGGCACCTATACCTGTGATGCGCTGATCATTGCCACCGGCGCCTCGGCCAAGTACCTGGGCCTGCCCTCCGAAGAAGCCTTCATGGGCAAGGGCGTGAGCGCCTGCGCCACCTGCGACGGCTTCTTCTACCGCGACCAGGACGTATGCGTGGTGGGCGGCGGCAACACCGCCGTGGAGGAGGCGCTCTACCTGAGCAACATCGCGCGCAAGGTCACCCTGATCCACCGCCGCGACAGCTTCCGCGCCGAACCCATCATGGTCGACAAGCTGATGGAAAAGGTCCAGTCCGGCAAGATCGAACTCAAGCTGTTTGCCACCCTGGACGAAGTGCTGGGCGACGCAAAAGGCGTGAACGCCGTGCGCATCAGGAGCACCAGGGATGGCAGCACGGAGGACATTCCGGTGATGGGCTGCTTCATCGCCATTGGCCATGCGCCCAACACCGAGATTTTCAACGGCCAGCTCGACATGGAGAACGGCTACCTGCGCACCAAGGGCGGACAGAACGGCTTTGCCACGCAGACCAGCGTGCCGGGCGTGTTTGCAGCCGGCGACGTGCAGGACTACATCTACCGCCAGGCCATTACGAGTGCCGGCACCGGCTGCATGGCGGCGCTGGATGCGCAGCGCTTCCTGGAAGAGCACGCCTGA
- the rpmB gene encoding 50S ribosomal protein L28 yields MARKCEVTGKGPQVGNHVSHANNKTKRRFLPNLQSRRFWIESENRWVRLRVSSAALRLIDKNGIESVLADMRARGQA; encoded by the coding sequence ATGGCACGCAAATGTGAAGTTACGGGCAAGGGCCCGCAGGTGGGCAACCATGTGTCCCACGCCAACAACAAGACCAAGCGTCGTTTCCTGCCCAACCTGCAGTCCCGCCGCTTCTGGATCGAGAGCGAGAACCGCTGGGTGCGCCTGCGTGTTTCCAGCGCTGCCCTGCGCCTGATCGACAAGAATGGCATCGAATCCGTGCTCGCCGACATGCGCGCCCGCGGCCAGGCCTGA
- the rpmG gene encoding 50S ribosomal protein L33 → MASKGGREKIKLESTAGTGHFYTTSKNKKTMPEKMSIMKFDPKARKHVEYKEVKLK, encoded by the coding sequence ATGGCATCCAAAGGCGGACGCGAAAAAATCAAGCTGGAATCCACGGCCGGCACGGGCCACTTCTACACCACCAGCAAGAACAAGAAAACCATGCCCGAGAAAATGTCGATCATGAAGTTCGACCCCAAGGCTCGCAAGCATGTGGAATACAAGGAAGTCAAGCTGAAGTAA
- a CDS encoding RsmB/NOP family class I SAM-dependent RNA methyltransferase produces MHPKALLDHCAALLAQVLRFDHPADAIVSRYFRENRQLGQRERGTLAETVFAVLRYKARFEMLARSGSGPKERRLAILGFAADRDLLAGALSAQEKDWLKACDAVQDSELLPVHRHNLPQWLATELEAQLGERFMAVAESFLQPAPLDLRVNTLKAKRADVQKALNAEGLASQSTPWTPWGLRLQGKPALTRLELFKQGAIEIQDEGSQLLALLLDARRGEMVVDFCAGAGGKTLAIGASMRNTGRLYAFDVSAHRLENLKPRLARSGLSNVHPAAIAHERDERIKRLAGKIDRVLVDAPCSGLGTLRRNPALKWRQDPDTVREFALKQTAILASAARLLKPGGRLVYATCSVLPMENEVIADAFGVANPAFRPLNVAELLTQLKVPDAATLCSPASGAVEAGRYLRMWPDLHGTDGFFAAVWQKT; encoded by the coding sequence ATGCATCCCAAAGCCCTTCTGGACCATTGTGCCGCATTGCTGGCTCAGGTCCTGCGATTCGACCATCCTGCCGACGCCATCGTGTCGCGCTATTTCCGTGAAAACCGCCAGCTTGGCCAGCGCGAGCGCGGCACTCTGGCAGAAACCGTCTTCGCCGTGCTGCGGTACAAGGCCCGCTTCGAAATGCTGGCCCGCAGCGGCAGCGGCCCGAAGGAGCGGCGCCTCGCCATCCTCGGCTTTGCCGCCGACCGTGACCTGCTCGCCGGCGCCCTGAGCGCGCAGGAAAAGGACTGGCTCAAGGCCTGCGACGCCGTGCAGGACAGCGAACTGCTGCCGGTGCACCGGCACAACCTGCCGCAATGGCTGGCTACCGAACTGGAAGCCCAGCTGGGCGAGCGTTTCATGGCCGTGGCCGAGAGCTTTTTGCAGCCGGCCCCGCTGGACCTGCGCGTGAACACCCTGAAGGCCAAGCGTGCCGATGTGCAGAAGGCGCTCAATGCCGAGGGCCTCGCGAGCCAGTCAACGCCCTGGACCCCCTGGGGCCTGCGCCTGCAGGGCAAGCCGGCGCTCACGCGTCTGGAGCTGTTTAAGCAGGGTGCCATCGAGATTCAGGACGAAGGCTCGCAGCTGCTGGCTCTGCTGCTGGACGCCCGTCGCGGCGAAATGGTGGTCGATTTCTGCGCCGGTGCCGGCGGCAAGACGCTGGCGATCGGTGCCAGCATGCGCAACACCGGCCGCCTCTATGCCTTCGACGTCTCCGCCCATCGCCTGGAAAACCTCAAGCCGCGCCTCGCGCGCAGCGGCCTGAGCAATGTGCACCCGGCGGCCATTGCGCACGAGCGTGACGAGCGCATCAAGCGTCTGGCCGGCAAGATCGACCGCGTGCTGGTCGATGCTCCCTGTTCGGGGCTGGGCACGCTGCGTCGCAACCCGGCACTCAAGTGGCGCCAGGATCCTGATACCGTGCGCGAGTTTGCCCTCAAACAGACGGCTATCCTCGCCAGCGCCGCGCGCCTGCTCAAGCCGGGCGGCCGTCTGGTCTATGCCACCTGCAGCGTCCTGCCGATGGAGAACGAGGTGATCGCCGATGCCTTTGGCGTGGCCAACCCGGCTTTCCGTCCGCTCAATGTGGCCGAACTGCTCACGCAGCTCAAGGTGCCGGACGCAGCCACACTGTGCAGCCCGGCCAGCGGCGCGGTCGAGGCGGGGCGCTACCTGCGCATGTGGCCCGACCTGCATGGCACCGACGGCTTCTTCGCCGCCGTCTGGCAGAAGACCTGA
- the cutA gene encoding divalent-cation tolerance protein CutA gives MPHTAPSCPDAADFAPGQAVAVITTIDDGEQARAMARALVERRLAACVQISTIESVYRWDGAVVAGQEWRLSCKTRGALCRRLQEAIRALHSYDVPELHVERLHAVDPAYAQWLQAETAAA, from the coding sequence ATGCCCCACACCGCCCCCTCCTGTCCTGATGCCGCGGATTTCGCTCCTGGCCAAGCCGTGGCCGTCATCACCACCATTGACGATGGGGAGCAGGCCCGTGCGATGGCACGCGCGCTGGTGGAGCGGCGTCTTGCGGCCTGCGTGCAGATCAGCACCATCGAAAGCGTGTACCGATGGGACGGCGCGGTGGTGGCCGGACAGGAATGGCGACTGAGTTGCAAGACGCGCGGGGCCTTGTGCAGGCGACTGCAGGAGGCGATCCGCGCGCTGCACAGCTACGACGTGCCCGAGCTGCATGTGGAACGGCTGCATGCCGTCGATCCGGCCTATGCGCAGTGGCTGCAGGCGGAAACGGCTGCCGCCTGA
- a CDS encoding dioxygenase family protein: MSDSASLSSGSAVFPSLFISHGSPMFALEPGQAGAALRTLGQTLPRPRAVLVLSPHWMTRNLQAGSHPAPSTIHDFGGFPEALYQLQYPAPGAPKELLDHLVGMLAAHQVPLQLEPEAGLDHGVWVPLMHLYPEADVPVLHLSFPSHLTPEKADALGRMLASLREQGVFIIGSGSLTHNLRDFFGGSDDTGYVAAFVQWMTDTLEQGDTAALIDYRARAPSAERSHPTDEHLLPLMFAWGAAEGDGPGQSLRLPGEQIGSLQMDSYLFGAPEALRKALGEAIR; this comes from the coding sequence ATGTCCGATTCTGCCTCCCTGTCGTCCGGCTCCGCCGTCTTCCCGTCGCTGTTCATATCGCACGGCTCTCCGATGTTTGCACTGGAACCGGGACAGGCCGGTGCCGCGTTGCGCACGCTGGGGCAGACACTGCCGCGCCCGCGCGCGGTGCTGGTGCTGTCGCCGCACTGGATGACGCGCAACCTGCAGGCCGGCAGCCATCCTGCGCCGTCCACCATCCATGATTTCGGCGGTTTTCCTGAGGCGCTCTACCAGTTGCAGTATCCGGCGCCGGGCGCGCCGAAAGAATTGCTGGACCATCTGGTCGGTATGCTGGCGGCGCACCAGGTGCCGCTGCAACTGGAACCCGAGGCCGGCCTGGATCATGGCGTTTGGGTGCCGCTGATGCACCTGTACCCCGAGGCCGATGTGCCGGTGCTGCACCTGTCCTTCCCCAGCCACCTGACGCCCGAAAAGGCCGATGCGCTCGGCCGCATGCTGGCGTCGCTGCGCGAACAGGGCGTGTTCATCATCGGTTCCGGCAGCCTGACGCACAATCTGCGCGATTTCTTCGGCGGCAGCGACGATACCGGCTATGTGGCCGCGTTCGTCCAGTGGATGACCGACACACTGGAGCAGGGCGACACCGCCGCCCTGATCGATTACCGGGCACGGGCACCTTCCGCGGAACGCAGCCATCCCACCGATGAGCACCTGCTGCCGCTGATGTTCGCCTGGGGTGCTGCCGAAGGTGATGGGCCGGGCCAGTCCCTGCGCCTGCCGGGTGAACAGATCGGCTCGCTGCAGATGGACAGCTATCTGTTCGGCGCGCCCGAGGCGCTGCGCAAGGCGCTGGGCGAAGCCATCCGCTGA
- the nagZ gene encoding beta-N-acetylhexosaminidase: MHHAPLIIDIAGTRLTAVDRKRLQHPLVGGVIYFGRNWQDREQITALSSEIKALRPDLLIAIDHEGGRVQRFRTDGFTPLPPMRALGQLWRNGKDGRARLGKHALAAQRAATACGYVLASELRACGIDFSFTPVLDLDYGKSSVIGDRALDSDPRVVASLARSLMLGLLQAGMGNCGKHFPGHGYVKADSHVAIPVDKRGLKAIVKDDALPYGWLDNALTAVMPAHVIYPRVDDVPAGFSSRWINDILRGQFGFDGAVISDDLSMQGARQIRGQSLTHAEAVLAALRAGCDLALLCNQSLDGGKVLDQVLDSVSEAVVKGQWELNDVSEERRRALLPQSPALPWEVLMRTPAYIAALETLSSLHAD; this comes from the coding sequence ATGCACCACGCCCCCCTGATCATCGATATCGCCGGTACCCGCCTGACCGCCGTGGATCGCAAGCGCCTGCAACATCCGCTGGTGGGCGGTGTGATCTATTTCGGCCGCAACTGGCAGGACCGCGAGCAGATCACTGCGCTGAGCAGCGAGATCAAGGCGCTGCGGCCCGACCTGCTGATCGCCATCGACCATGAAGGCGGCCGCGTGCAGCGTTTCCGCACCGACGGCTTCACGCCGCTGCCGCCGATGCGCGCCCTGGGCCAGTTGTGGCGCAATGGCAAGGACGGCAGGGCACGCCTGGGCAAGCATGCGCTGGCGGCCCAGCGTGCGGCCACCGCCTGCGGCTATGTGCTGGCCTCCGAGCTGCGTGCCTGCGGCATCGATTTCAGCTTCACCCCCGTGCTCGATCTGGACTACGGCAAGAGCAGCGTGATTGGCGATCGCGCGCTGGACAGTGATCCGCGCGTGGTGGCTTCGCTCGCGCGCAGTTTGATGCTGGGCCTGCTGCAGGCCGGCATGGGCAACTGCGGCAAGCATTTCCCCGGCCATGGCTACGTCAAGGCCGATTCGCATGTGGCGATTCCCGTCGACAAGCGCGGTCTCAAGGCCATCGTCAAGGACGATGCGCTGCCCTATGGCTGGCTCGACAACGCCCTGACGGCCGTGATGCCGGCCCATGTGATCTATCCCAGGGTGGACGACGTGCCCGCCGGCTTCAGCAGCCGCTGGATCAACGACATCCTGCGCGGCCAGTTCGGCTTCGATGGCGCCGTCATCAGCGACGACTTGAGCATGCAGGGCGCACGCCAGATCCGCGGTCAGTCGCTCACCCATGCCGAGGCGGTGCTGGCGGCCCTGCGCGCCGGCTGCGATCTGGCCCTGCTGTGCAACCAGAGCCTCGACGGCGGCAAGGTGCTGGACCAGGTGCTCGACAGCGTGAGCGAAGCGGTGGTGAAAGGCCAGTGGGAGCTCAACGACGTGAGCGAGGAGCGCCGCCGCGCCTTGCTGCCGCAGTCGCCCGCACTGCCGTGGGAAGTGCTGATGCGCACGCCGGCCTATATTGCTGCGCTCGAAACCCTTTCGTCCCTGCACGCGGACTGA
- the acpS gene encoding holo-ACP synthase produces the protein MIYGIGNDICDIRRLRATLERRGERFAETVLGPSELQVYHQRQARWPDRGVRYLATRFSAKEAFSKAICMGMHMPMTWRRCEILNRPSGQPYIVLHGQLQQWFEAQGLQAHVSITDESEYAASFVVVEKTAPDNPPAR, from the coding sequence ATGATCTACGGCATCGGCAACGACATCTGCGACATCCGCCGCCTGCGCGCCACGCTGGAGCGGCGCGGCGAGCGCTTTGCCGAGACCGTGCTGGGCCCGTCAGAACTGCAGGTCTATCACCAGCGCCAGGCGCGCTGGCCGGACCGCGGCGTGCGCTACCTGGCGACGCGTTTTTCCGCCAAGGAAGCCTTCAGCAAGGCCATCTGCATGGGCATGCACATGCCCATGACATGGCGCCGCTGCGAAATCCTCAACCGGCCCAGCGGCCAGCCCTACATCGTGCTGCATGGCCAGTTGCAGCAATGGTTCGAGGCACAGGGATTGCAGGCCCATGTCAGCATCACGGACGAATCCGAGTACGCCGCCAGCTTTGTCGTCGTCGAAAAAACCGCGCCTGACAATCCCCCGGCGCGGTGA
- a CDS encoding pyridoxine 5'-phosphate synthase: protein MSQPGKTSLSVNVNKVALLRNTRHLGIPSVTRAATLCLEAGADGITIHPRPDERHIRASDVAELAALMRDWPEREFNIEGNPTQNLMGFIRDMRPHQATFVPDSEDQFTSDHGWDLTDPAVCARLRPLIDECHQLGVRVSLFMDADAAAMAAAREVGADRVELYTEPYAAAWGTAEQGAQLQRFAAAAQAALDAGLQVNAGHDLNRDNLAAFVREVPGVSEVSIGHALVADALELGYAATVRDYLRCLREGGR from the coding sequence ATGAGTCAGCCGGGCAAGACCAGCCTCTCGGTCAATGTGAACAAGGTTGCGCTGCTGCGCAACACGCGCCACCTGGGTATTCCAAGTGTCACGCGCGCGGCCACGCTATGCCTGGAGGCGGGCGCCGACGGCATCACCATACACCCGCGTCCGGACGAGCGCCATATCCGCGCCAGCGACGTGGCCGAACTGGCCGCGCTGATGCGCGACTGGCCCGAGCGCGAATTCAACATCGAGGGCAACCCGACGCAGAACCTGATGGGCTTCATCCGCGACATGCGCCCGCACCAGGCCACCTTTGTGCCCGACAGCGAAGACCAGTTCACCAGCGACCATGGCTGGGATCTGACCGACCCGGCCGTGTGCGCACGCCTGCGCCCGCTGATCGACGAGTGCCACCAGCTCGGTGTGCGCGTGAGCCTGTTCATGGATGCCGATGCCGCAGCCATGGCCGCCGCCCGCGAAGTGGGCGCCGACCGTGTCGAGCTCTACACCGAACCCTATGCCGCAGCCTGGGGCACGGCAGAGCAGGGCGCGCAACTTCAGCGCTTTGCCGCCGCCGCACAGGCCGCACTCGATGCCGGCCTGCAGGTCAACGCCGGCCACGACCTGAACCGCGACAATCTGGCCGCCTTCGTGCGCGAGGTGCCGGGGGTGAGCGAAGTGTCCATCGGCCATGCGCTCGTCGCCGATGCGCTGGAACTGGGCTACGCCGCCACCGTGCGCGACTATCTGCGCTGCCTGCGCGAAGGCGGGCGCTGA
- the recO gene encoding DNA repair protein RecO, with amino-acid sequence MALKRITHEPAFVLHRYDWSESSLILEVFTRHHGRTALVAKGAKRPSSNFRPVLLPLQPLQVTYSSDGEIGTLKSAEWVGGHVMPTGEALLSGYYLNELLMRLLARDDPHAALFDGYTTAVALLAQESAATTEVLEAVLRAFELTLLREVGVLPVFDVQTLTHMPVQPGDRYVLLPESGLRQAQPSEARQALAGQHWLSLQQAMDDAAPLHALLRLCLERRELAQALKQQLRGVLHYHCGVETLRTRQMMMELQKL; translated from the coding sequence GTGGCACTGAAGCGCATCACGCACGAACCGGCGTTCGTGCTGCACCGCTATGACTGGAGCGAGAGCAGCCTGATTCTGGAGGTCTTCACGCGCCACCACGGGCGTACCGCGCTGGTGGCCAAGGGCGCCAAGCGTCCCAGTTCCAATTTCCGGCCGGTGTTGCTGCCCCTGCAGCCCTTGCAAGTCACCTACAGCAGCGATGGGGAGATCGGCACGCTCAAGTCGGCCGAATGGGTGGGCGGCCATGTGATGCCGACCGGCGAAGCGCTGCTCTCCGGCTACTACCTCAACGAACTGCTGATGCGCCTGCTGGCGCGTGACGATCCGCATGCAGCGCTGTTCGACGGCTACACCACTGCCGTGGCGCTGCTGGCGCAGGAGTCTGCCGCGACCACCGAGGTGCTGGAGGCCGTGCTGCGCGCCTTCGAGCTGACGCTGTTGCGCGAAGTGGGCGTGCTGCCCGTGTTCGATGTGCAGACGCTGACCCATATGCCGGTGCAGCCGGGCGATCGCTATGTATTGCTGCCTGAAAGCGGCCTGCGCCAGGCGCAGCCCTCCGAGGCACGTCAGGCCCTGGCCGGCCAGCATTGGCTGTCCCTGCAACAGGCCATGGACGATGCCGCGCCCCTGCATGCGCTGCTGCGCCTGTGCCTGGAGCGGCGCGAGCTGGCGCAAGCCCTCAAGCAGCAATTGCGCGGCGTGCTGCATTACCATTGCGGCGTCGAGACGCTGCGTACGCGTCAAATGATGATGGAGCTACAGAAACTATGA
- the era gene encoding GTPase Era, with the protein MNQDPVFPDSRSDDKGELAPDVAKQLEKILGRAPATGGAPADAASSEAAGAPHCGLVAIVGKPNVGKSTLLNALVGQKVSITSRKAQTTRHRITGIRSEGVNQFVFVDTPGFQTRHGNALNKSLNKAVTGAVADVHVVLFVVEAGHFSLADAKVLSLLPADVPVLLIANKLDTVHRRAEIAPWLRDMQQRHPFAEFVPMSAKNAKDIQRLLEITAKYLPEQDWWYGADELTDKSEKFLASEIVREKLFRLTGDELPYTSTVVIDKYEEEPGKKVSRMVRIAATIVVERDGHKAMVIGDKGERIKRIGMEARQELEKLMDAKVFLELWVKVRSGWADDEARVRSFGYE; encoded by the coding sequence ATGAACCAAGATCCCGTTTTTCCCGATTCCCGCTCCGATGACAAAGGCGAGCTGGCTCCTGATGTGGCCAAGCAGCTGGAGAAAATTCTGGGCCGTGCACCGGCCACCGGCGGGGCGCCGGCTGACGCTGCATCCAGCGAAGCGGCTGGCGCGCCGCATTGCGGCCTGGTCGCCATCGTCGGCAAGCCCAACGTGGGCAAGTCCACGCTGCTGAACGCGCTGGTGGGCCAGAAGGTCAGTATCACTTCGCGCAAGGCACAGACCACGCGCCACCGCATCACCGGCATCCGTAGCGAAGGCGTGAACCAGTTCGTGTTCGTCGATACGCCCGGCTTCCAGACGCGCCACGGCAATGCCCTGAACAAGTCGCTCAACAAGGCCGTGACCGGCGCCGTCGCCGATGTGCACGTGGTGCTGTTTGTGGTGGAGGCAGGGCATTTCAGCCTGGCCGATGCCAAGGTGCTTTCGTTGCTGCCGGCCGACGTTCCGGTGCTGCTGATTGCTAACAAGCTCGATACGGTGCATCGCCGTGCCGAAATTGCCCCGTGGCTGCGCGATATGCAGCAACGCCATCCCTTTGCCGAGTTCGTGCCGATGTCGGCCAAGAACGCCAAGGACATCCAGCGCCTGCTGGAAATTACCGCCAAGTACCTGCCCGAACAGGACTGGTGGTATGGCGCCGACGAGCTGACCGACAAGAGCGAAAAGTTCCTGGCCAGCGAGATTGTGCGCGAGAAGCTGTTCCGCCTGACCGGTGACGAGCTGCCTTATACCTCTACCGTGGTGATCGACAAGTACGAGGAAGAGCCGGGCAAGAAGGTCTCGCGCATGGTGCGCATTGCCGCCACCATCGTGGTCGAGCGCGATGGCCACAAGGCCATGGTGATCGGCGACAAGGGCGAGCGCATCAAGCGCATCGGCATGGAAGCGCGCCAGGAACTGGAAAAGCTGATGGACGCCAAGGTGTTCCTGGAACTCTGGGTCAAGGTGCGCTCCGGCTGGGCCGATGACGAAGCGCGCGTGCGCTCGTTCGGTTACGAATAA
- the rnc gene encoding ribonuclease III: protein MDQLAQRIGHAFANPALLQRALTHRSFSADHNERLEFLGDSVLGLAISSLLYSRLEQAPEGDLSRIRANLVKQDSLHRIALKLDLAASLRLGEGELRSGGLKRPSILADAFEAVVGAVYLDAGFAPAQALVHRLFADVDINSSMSAAGKDPKTALQEWLQGRKMALPSYQVADIEGAAHQQTFVVDCLIEALQLRERGSGPSRRAAEQDAASKMLQRLQQAYPQGKPVARTLTIRSRNAGQRKAP, encoded by the coding sequence CTGGACCAGCTTGCGCAACGCATCGGCCATGCGTTTGCCAACCCGGCCCTGCTGCAGCGTGCACTGACGCACCGCAGCTTCTCGGCAGACCACAATGAGCGGCTCGAATTCCTGGGCGATTCGGTGCTCGGTCTGGCCATCTCCAGCCTGCTCTACAGCCGGCTGGAACAGGCCCCCGAAGGCGATCTGTCCCGCATCCGCGCCAATCTGGTCAAGCAGGACAGCCTGCACCGCATTGCACTCAAGCTCGATCTGGCTGCCAGCCTGCGTCTGGGTGAGGGCGAACTGCGTTCCGGCGGCCTCAAGCGTCCCTCCATTCTGGCTGACGCCTTCGAGGCGGTCGTCGGCGCCGTCTATCTCGATGCCGGTTTCGCGCCGGCCCAGGCCCTGGTGCACCGCCTGTTTGCCGACGTGGACATCAACAGCAGCATGTCTGCCGCCGGCAAGGATCCCAAGACCGCGTTGCAGGAATGGCTGCAGGGCCGCAAGATGGCACTGCCGAGCTACCAGGTAGCCGATATCGAAGGCGCCGCACACCAGCAGACCTTTGTGGTCGACTGCCTGATCGAGGCGCTGCAACTGCGCGAGCGTGGCAGCGGTCCTTCCCGCCGCGCCGCCGAGCAAGACGCGGCCAGCAAGATGCTGCAACGTCTGCAGCAGGCCTATCCGCAGGGCAAGCCGGTTGCCCGCACCCTTACCATCCGCTCCCGCAACGCGGGGCAACGCAAGGCGCCATGA
- the lepB gene encoding signal peptidase I: MPFLTALVLGGFVAYMAGWYFGAIEGNMALLLFMAVCVTGVYWIAEKFWFQPHRRKAAADFEIAQSQREASLAAKGVTGDNVNVAQTRERLLAQPWWLDWTAGLFPVILAVFLLRSFAYEPFKIPSGSMIPSLLIGDLILVNKYEWGLRLPVLNKKITQGEPVQRGEVMVFRYPPKPTVDYIKRVVGLPGDTVSYIDKKLMVNGKEIDHTPLPDYLDQSTMQYYQQFQEQLGTHTHRILIDANRPAGIPVLENFPQSESCRYSIEGVTCKVPAGHYFVMGDNRDNSADSRFWGFVPDDHIVGKAVAVWLNLGDLKRIGRIE; the protein is encoded by the coding sequence ATGCCTTTTCTGACTGCATTGGTTCTCGGCGGCTTCGTCGCCTACATGGCGGGCTGGTACTTCGGTGCCATCGAGGGCAATATGGCGCTGCTGCTGTTCATGGCAGTGTGCGTGACCGGCGTCTACTGGATCGCCGAGAAATTCTGGTTCCAGCCGCACCGCCGCAAGGCCGCGGCCGATTTCGAGATTGCACAGAGCCAGCGCGAAGCCAGCCTGGCCGCCAAGGGCGTGACGGGCGACAACGTCAATGTGGCCCAGACCAGGGAGCGCCTGCTGGCCCAGCCCTGGTGGCTGGACTGGACGGCCGGCCTGTTCCCAGTGATCCTGGCGGTGTTCCTGCTGCGCTCGTTCGCCTACGAGCCGTTCAAGATTCCCTCGGGCTCCATGATTCCCTCGCTGCTGATCGGCGACCTGATCCTGGTGAACAAGTACGAGTGGGGCCTGCGCCTGCCGGTGCTGAACAAGAAGATCACCCAGGGCGAGCCGGTGCAGCGCGGCGAGGTGATGGTGTTCCGCTATCCGCCCAAGCCCACGGTGGACTACATCAAGCGCGTGGTCGGCCTGCCCGGCGATACGGTGAGCTATATCGACAAGAAGCTCATGGTGAACGGCAAGGAAATCGACCACACGCCGCTGCCGGACTATCTCGACCAGAGCACCATGCAGTACTACCAGCAGTTCCAGGAACAGCTGGGTACGCACACGCACCGCATCCTGATCGATGCCAACCGTCCCGCCGGTATTCCGGTGCTCGAGAATTTCCCGCAGAGCGAAAGCTGCCGCTACAGTATCGAGGGCGTTACCTGCAAGGTGCCTGCCGGCCATTATTTCGTGATGGGCGACAACCGCGACAACTCGGCCGACTCCCGCTTCTGGGGCTTCGTGCCGGATGACCATATCGTCGGCAAGGCCGTGGCAGTCTGGTTGAACCTGGGCGATCTCAAGCGCATCGGCCGCATCGAATGA